The genomic region GGATGCCCCGCGTAATATCGTCACGTGGCGACCGGAAGGTGCCCATCGATCGGGTTCGGTCGGGCCAAATACCGCAATAGTGCGCACGCCCACCATGGCAGCAAGATGGGTTACGCCTGAATCATTGCCGACATACCGGTCCGTCTGCGCCAGGACTCCGACCAACAACGAGAGGCTCAGGTCTCGCAAAACCGGTGGTTGCGTGCTGAGGACGCTCAGCACACTCTCCACCACATCTTGATCAGCAGGTCCCTCCAACACAACCGGAGACATCCCTCGCTGCTGGAGCTGTTGAATGATGGAGGCCCACTTCTCATGCCCTAGACACTTGTGGCTACTTCCACTTCCCGGATGGACGAGTACCAGAGCGTGATCCTTCGGAACTCCCTTCCTTGCGATACAGATTCTCCCTTCCTCGATGAGATGGTCAGGCACGTCGAGGACATCCTCCCCAAGACCAGTTGGGCTGCTTGCAGCGATGGTTTCGAGGAAACGGTCACGCTGATGAGTCCTCTGCAATGCCGGAGAAAATGGTGATTGAATCCATATCTGCCGTACGCCGTATTCACGCAGTAGGTTAGCGAGCGAACGATCGGCATCTTCGGTCCAGGCCACGGCGACATCACATCGCTCAAGATACGATCGTAATTCAGTGGACTGCTCGCCAAACCCCGCAAACAATCCCGAACATACCTGCGACTCTGTCGCTATCCATTCATGGACCACACGACACTCCTCCAGCAAACGACTGACGGATGCACGAGCGATGAGCAAGAGGTGATGGTGAGGGTACTGTGACGCCACTTTCCTGATCGCCGAGACAGCTAAGAGGACATCCCCCAGAGTACCAGGGTGTATCACCACAACATTCCGTTTCATCTGGCTGCCTTCACGGTTTGTAGGTCATGAGCCTATCGAGTCGTCATGTAGTACGCGAGCGGCCTCAAGATCGGCGGGGCTATTGATATTGAAAAATGAACGGCCTTCTGGATCGATTTGCCTCACTTCACTGTCCGTCATGCATCGCACAGTGAGGGAGGGATGCTGAAATGCATCTTGAATTTTCACGTGATGTCTACGAATCATGTCCTCCAGAATCGGTACACAGCGTTTGGAATATATGGCATGCGTTGGTTGGATCCGGTTGTCCCAAGATGCGACGATCATATCGGCCTCTTCCTTCAACCCGATCATATAGCTGATCAGATTCACGTTGAGAAAGGGCATATCACATGCCGCAACAAACACATGCGGAGTGGACGCTTCTCGCAGGCCTGTATACAGCCCGCCAAGACTGCCGCAATGGGCAACAACATCTCGGAGAACCGGCACGTTTGCCGAGAGGACCGGGCTGTCCTGTGCAATCACGATCGACACATGCTGTAACAGCGAACGTAACGTCCAGAGCCCGCGTTCAAAGAGCCTACGATCCCCGAATGACAGGAAGCGCTTATCCTGCCCCATCCGTCTACTCTTTCCGCCGGCCAGTAGGACACCCGTCACATCTGTAATCTTCACAGAACCCATATATCCCATAAAAAAGAGGGGGTAGATTCCTCTACCCCCTCTTCCTACTACTGCTTACCGGTTTCCTGCTGCAGAAAGACTAAAGTGTCTTCCCCTTCTTCTTATTCGCCCGACGGGTCAACACCCAACCCTCCAGAAGTACGACACCCACGGCAATGACCACGGGATAGATATAGGTCTCCTGAGGAACTGGGGGATTCATAAAGGTATAGTAGAAGGCCGATACTGCCATCTTCCTTCCGGCATCACCATTATGTCCATCCCATGCAAAGAAGATGGTTGGAATATATTGACCTACTTCAAAGAACGTATCCTCATCGTAGTCCTGATCTTCCTTATTCCCAACCGGCCGTTGAATCATGACATACCACCGGCCATTCTTCCACTCGGCCTTCAAAACCTTCATGTTCTCTTCGTAGTCATAACGCTGCTGGAAATCTTTATCCCAGCCTGTCCCCAGAAACGCGTGAAGAGAACCATCAGCTTCCCACTTGACGATATCAACTGGGAACTGCTCGTTCGTGCCGAACAAATACCGAGGCTTAATGGGAGCTGGTAAATCCTTCCATTTCACCGCTGTCTGGATGGCAATCGCGTCGTTATACACCGTGTAATTATTTTGATGGGCCGCGATGGATCCTTCTTCACCGGTCTTTGGATCCTGCTCCTTGACATCGATATTGACCTCGGTCGGAGCCCATGGAAGCTTCCCCTCGGCCACGCTCTTGGTCCGATCATCCCACTCAACGAGATAGACGATATGCTGGTCATTGTAGAGAGACCGAACCCAAATATCATCAATCCGATTGACGAAATTTCTTGGCTTGTGCGTGATTTGACCACCCATAGCCACATATCGCTTCGGCGCTTTCTGCCACGCTTCATTTTCGAGATCGGTCGGGATCTCGCCCTCAACCGGATCTGATGGAATCACGAAATTGATCTTCGGCTTGTCTGTCAAAGGGTCAATCGGTAAGGGCTTTCCCAGTGTATCTCGCTCACACAAAGAATTCACAAAGTTGGCAATATCCCACCGTTCGTCAACCGACGTGTTATCGGCGAACGACGGCATTGGGGTGCCGTTAACACCGGTTGAAAACGTACGGAAAATATTTCTTA from Nitrospira sp. harbors:
- a CDS encoding c-type cytochrome, translated to MMERTTQKAGFLTAAAFGVLLGTGFGSMVASAEDMPEGFKKGELAPPPSAEMIEAGKRVYFTKCVWCHGVDGAGDGPGADRLWPRPRNFNQGTFKIRHTASGELPLFDAKKPVDGQNDLFETVTHGLPGSAMPPWEGILTEEQRLQVLSFVTTELVKDRQFTDKETETQTVLNLGQLQPKEATEESIKRGAELVVEKKCVECHGMEGRGDGNAFNLKDDWGFSIQPADWRKCWNFRGSRQDPYNVRNIFRTFSTGVNGTPMPSFADNTSVDERWDIANFVNSLCERDTLGKPLPIDPLTDKPKINFVIPSDPVEGEIPTDLENEAWQKAPKRYVAMGGQITHKPRNFVNRIDDIWVRSLYNDQHIVYLVEWDDRTKSVAEGKLPWAPTEVNIDVKEQDPKTGEEGSIAAHQNNYTVYNDAIAIQTAVKWKDLPAPIKPRYLFGTNEQFPVDIVKWEADGSLHAFLGTGWDKDFQQRYDYEENMKVLKAEWKNGRWYVMIQRPVGNKEDQDYDEDTFFEVGQYIPTIFFAWDGHNGDAGRKMAVSAFYYTFMNPPVPQETYIYPVVIAVGVVLLEGWVLTRRANKKKGKTL
- a CDS encoding glycosyltransferase family 9 protein translates to MKRNVVVIHPGTLGDVLLAVSAIRKVASQYPHHHLLLIARASVSRLLEECRVVHEWIATESQVCSGLFAGFGEQSTELRSYLERCDVAVAWTEDADRSLANLLREYGVRQIWIQSPFSPALQRTHQRDRFLETIAASSPTGLGEDVLDVPDHLIEEGRICIARKGVPKDHALVLVHPGSGSSHKCLGHEKWASIIQQLQQRGMSPVVLEGPADQDVVESVLSVLSTQPPVLRDLSLSLLVGVLAQTDRYVGNDSGVTHLAAMVGVRTIAVFGPTEPDRWAPSGRHVTILRGASCVCPTWDAVKNCHGKPCLDLAVEEILTVLGVGIYA
- a CDS encoding molybdenum cofactor guanylyltransferase, whose protein sequence is MKITDVTGVLLAGGKSRRMGQDKRFLSFGDRRLFERGLWTLRSLLQHVSIVIAQDSPVLSANVPVLRDVVAHCGSLGGLYTGLREASTPHVFVAACDMPFLNVNLISYMIGLKEEADMIVASWDNRIQPTHAIYSKRCVPILEDMIRRHHVKIQDAFQHPSLTVRCMTDSEVRQIDPEGRSFFNINSPADLEAARVLHDDSIGS